The following coding sequences are from one Pseudonocardia sp. EC080619-01 window:
- a CDS encoding ATP-dependent 6-phosphofructokinase: protein MTTWEYSSITPGDLAIDALGPARITSPLAPLLDARRTTEHYVDAGDRVLLDDTAAGLKARGVDVEELPGLEPCGPRRQIYFDPSKTRAGIVTCGGLCPGLNDVIAGLVRTLTYHYGVRRVVGFRNGYRGFVSSYGHDVVELTPESVRDIPVDGGTFLGTSRGPQDPEEIVDCLEQMHLNVLFVIGGDGTMRGAMEIARVVAERGLRIAVVGIPKTIDNDIPFIDQSFGFQTAFSQASEAIRSVTVEAKSTPGGVGLVKLMGRHSGFIACYASLVRSDADAVLIPEVPFELDGETGLLHHLRRRVEQRGHAVVVVAEGAGQELLPPIGRTDASGNAKLADVGPWLREQISDAFADAGMETTVRYVDPSYLIRSVPANPYDSVYTVRLSQAAVHAAMSGRTSMVVGRVRRRFVHIPMALAVSRRNQVDPHGDLWMAVLESTGQPWRFGEDSGAPTRAPHT, encoded by the coding sequence GTGACGACCTGGGAGTACAGCAGCATCACGCCGGGCGACCTGGCGATCGACGCTCTCGGGCCCGCCCGCATCACCTCACCGCTCGCTCCCCTGCTCGACGCCCGCCGCACCACCGAGCACTACGTCGACGCCGGTGACCGCGTCCTGCTCGACGACACCGCCGCCGGGCTCAAGGCCCGCGGGGTCGACGTCGAGGAGCTGCCCGGCCTCGAACCGTGCGGCCCGCGCCGGCAGATCTACTTCGACCCGTCCAAGACGCGGGCGGGCATCGTCACCTGCGGTGGCCTGTGCCCCGGCCTCAACGACGTGATCGCCGGTCTGGTGCGCACGCTGACCTACCACTACGGCGTCCGGCGGGTCGTCGGGTTCCGCAACGGCTACCGCGGCTTCGTCTCCTCCTACGGGCACGACGTCGTCGAGCTGACCCCGGAGTCGGTGCGCGACATCCCGGTCGACGGCGGCACCTTCCTCGGCACCTCCCGCGGCCCGCAGGACCCCGAGGAGATCGTCGACTGCCTCGAGCAGATGCACCTCAACGTGCTGTTCGTGATCGGCGGCGACGGCACGATGCGCGGCGCGATGGAGATCGCCAGGGTGGTGGCCGAGCGGGGCCTGCGGATCGCCGTCGTCGGCATCCCGAAGACGATCGACAACGACATCCCCTTCATCGACCAGAGCTTCGGCTTCCAGACGGCGTTCTCCCAGGCCAGCGAGGCCATCCGATCGGTGACGGTGGAGGCGAAGTCGACCCCCGGCGGGGTCGGCCTGGTCAAGCTGATGGGCCGGCACTCCGGCTTCATCGCCTGCTACGCGTCGCTGGTCCGGTCCGACGCCGACGCCGTGCTGATCCCGGAGGTCCCGTTCGAGCTCGACGGCGAGACCGGCCTGCTGCACCACCTGCGACGACGGGTGGAGCAGCGCGGGCACGCCGTCGTCGTCGTGGCGGAGGGGGCGGGGCAGGAGCTGCTGCCGCCGATCGGCCGCACCGACGCCTCCGGCAACGCCAAGCTCGCCGACGTCGGGCCGTGGCTGCGGGAGCAGATCAGCGACGCGTTCGCCGACGCCGGGATGGAGACGACCGTCCGCTACGTCGACCCCAGCTACCTGATCCGCAGCGTGCCGGCGAACCCGTACGACAGCGTCTACACGGTCCGGCTGTCGCAGGCCGCGGTGCACGCGGCGATGTCCGGCCGGACGTCGATGGTGGTGGGGCGGGTCCGGCGCCGGTTCGTGCACATCCCGATGGCCCTCGCCGTGAGCCGGCGCAACCAGGTCGACCCGCACGGCGACCTGTGGATGGCGGTGCTGGAGTCGACCGGGCAGCCGTGGCGGTTCGGGGAGGACTCCGGGGCGCCGACGCGGGCGCCGCACACCTGA
- a CDS encoding SirB1 family protein: MTAAADPVVRFLRMVSGPEPDLDRAACAIAAGAGGDGGATARALATLDELADGVTGLESLLHRLFTEAGFAGNTAEYGDPRNSFLPDVLERRTGIPITLSVVAIEVGRRAGVPLEGVGMPGHFLVRVPGSDRYLDVFDRGRRLDLAGCEALFRATTGAGPEAPFGANLLPRVSTRQILARMLDNLRAVYARQKSHTDLEWVLRMRLGLRHRGPELIRELGDVLAAQARWDEAARLMESWVDGPGRGSRSGAEVLDEVRTEARKHRAHLN; encoded by the coding sequence GTGACCGCCGCCGCCGATCCGGTCGTCCGTTTCCTGCGGATGGTCAGCGGACCGGAACCCGACCTCGACCGTGCCGCCTGTGCGATCGCCGCGGGCGCCGGCGGGGACGGCGGTGCGACCGCCCGCGCGCTGGCCACCCTCGACGAGCTCGCCGACGGGGTGACCGGCCTGGAGTCGTTGCTGCACCGGCTGTTCACCGAGGCGGGCTTCGCCGGCAACACCGCCGAGTACGGCGACCCGCGCAACTCGTTCCTGCCCGACGTCCTGGAGCGCCGCACCGGCATCCCGATCACGCTGTCGGTGGTCGCGATCGAGGTGGGCCGCCGGGCCGGGGTGCCGCTGGAGGGCGTCGGGATGCCCGGGCACTTCCTGGTGCGGGTGCCCGGCAGCGACCGCTACCTCGACGTGTTCGACCGCGGCCGCCGGCTGGACCTCGCCGGGTGCGAGGCGCTGTTCCGCGCGACGACCGGCGCGGGGCCGGAGGCGCCGTTCGGGGCGAACCTGCTGCCGCGGGTGTCGACCCGGCAGATCCTGGCCCGGATGCTCGACAACCTGCGCGCGGTCTACGCGCGGCAGAAGAGCCACACCGACCTGGAGTGGGTGCTGCGGATGCGGCTCGGGCTGCGCCACCGCGGCCCCGAGCTGATCCGCGAGCTCGGCGACGTCCTAGCCGCGCAGGCGCGGTGGGACGAGGCCGCCCGGCTCATGGAGTCCTGGGTGGACGGCCCGGGGCGCGGGTCGCGATCGGGTGCCGAGGTCCTCGACGAGGTCCGGACCGAGGCACGCAAGCACCGCGCGCACCTCAACTGA